The region GTGCCGGAGCGTTTGCATCCCCGAAGCAGACCAACCGAAGTCCCCTGCGCGCTGCTCGCCAGGCTCGCGGCGGACATGCGCTGGCAGGGCATGGGGCTTGGACGCCTGCTGCTTCGCGACGCGTTGGCGAGGTCGGCCCTGCTGAGCCAGTCGATCGGGGCGGCCGCCGTCCTGGTCCACTGCCGCGACGACCAGGCGAAGAGCTTCTATCTGCGCAACGGCGACTTTCTTGAGTTGCCCGGCAACCCGTACCAACTGATGATCCCCGTGAAGACACTCAGGCGCTACCTGCCGCAGGCGGCTGGGCATGAAACGGCCGGCTAGGACGCGCAGGCCACCCGGCATGACGGCCCAGTCGAATCCGCGCGCGTGGGCACGCCAGCGGACCGGTCCCAGGCCAGGCAATTGGTGGAGAGTCGAATCCGCGCGCATGGGCACGTCAGGTTCGCGTCTGGCCTGCGGCGGCGTCCACAAGATGGCGAGACCCGGCATCCAGCCCGCGGCGGCGAGCGTAGGTTTCCATCTGGCCTCGGCGTTCGACTGTAGGATTTCATCTGCCCGTGACCGACCGCCGCCCCGCTGACCAGGGGAAACGGGAAACCCCCGAAGACACGAGCCTACATTCGACGGCCTGAGCCAGACGGGAACCTACATTCGGCGACCCGTGCCAGACACGAACCTACACTCGGCGTCCCGGACCAGATACGGACCTACATTCGGCTGCGAGTGTAGGTTTCCGTCTCTTCACCCGCCGGCGGCGGGCAGGCGTCAGCGGGGGACGTGCCCTTTTCCTTGCGCACTCGGGTGGCTGTAGCCTGACCGAGTGGCGCAGTCTGTTCGAGCGAAGGCCTTGCGGGCCGTCGGGGCCGCCTGGGCGGAGCGGTCGCTGCGGCGAATCGCGCTTGTCGCCCAGCTGGTCAGCTTGTTTCTGATCCTGGTGGCCTTGGCGCTGGCCGTGTTCCTCAGCCGCTGGTGGCTGATCTTGCTCGGCGCGGTCTTGATCCTGTCGCTGGCGGCGTGGATCGCGGCCACCGTGGCTCGCTCCGCGATCCGGCGGGTCAGTTCGGCCGAGACGCCGGAGCAGCGCGCGCTGGCCGCCTCAATCGCGGACAAGGCCTCCGGCCTCGCCGACCTCCGGAACACGCGCCGCCTTCTGCTGGCCCTCAAGGTGCTCTTCGGCTTCCTCCGGGGGAATTCGTTCATTGGCGGCCTTGTCGACCAGGCGACCACGGCCAACGCCGAGTTCGGGGAGTTGTGCCGCGCCTTCGCGTGACCTAACGCGCTCACACGGCCAGCGCACGATGCCGTCCGCCCAGACCCGCGGAAATGGGGACGGTACCTATTTCCGGAGAGCCGAAAATGGCAACCCAATCCGGTTCCGGGACGCCGTGATAGGGAAGGGAAATGGGGACGGTACCTATTTCCGGAGAGCCGAAAATGGCAACCCAATCCGGTTCCCGGACGCCGTGATGGGAGGAAGTGCAGCATGGTCATCACGCTCGACGCGATGCCCTGACGCTCAGCGATGCGGTGTTTTCGGGTCAGGTACCGTCCCCATTTCCGTCAAGGCAGTTGGGCGCGGGGGACCATGGCGGTGATGTGCATGCGGCCGGGGTTGACCCACACGTCGGAGTATTCGACCGGGCGGCCGTCCGCCAGGTAGGTGACCTGTTCTAGGTACAAGATGGGCGCGCCGGGGGCGGTTCCAAGCCGGTCGGCCACCAAGTCCGGGGCTGCGATCGCAGTGATGGTCCGCTGGCCGTAGGCGATCGGGAGTCCGCAGTCGACCTCCAAGTAGTCGAACAGCCGCCGGGACGTGAAGTCGACCTCCTCGATCCCGGGCGCGAGCGCCGCCCGGACATAGTTGACCAGGCAGGCGATGGGTCCCTGCGCATCCGTGCGGACCCGCTCGAGGCGGAAGACCGCCTCACCGCCGGGCACGTCGAGCAGCGCGGCGATGGGCGCGGGAGCGGGGCCGATCTGCCGGTCCACGACCCGCGAGGTGAACGGCCTGCCCTGGCGGGCCAGTTCTTCCGACAAGGTGGCGAACCGGCTGGTGATGGGCGTCTCGATGGCGGGCGAGGTGACGAACGTCCCCCGCCCGCGCACAGTGGTCAGCCGGCCTTCCGCGATCAGGACCTCGATCGCCTTGCGCAACGTCCCGCGCGAGACTCCGAGGGCGGCGGCCAATTCCGGTTCGGTGCGCAGCCGGTAGTGGACCGGCCACGCCCCCGATTCGATCTTGGCCTGAAGGGCGCCGGCGACTTGGCGGTAGACGGGGGTTGGCCCGGCGCGGTCGAGCGCCAAGGGTTCGACCAGGTCTCCGGGGTCCATGGTTCCAGCCTAGCTCGCGGCTTGCGTCATGTCCTGTTGTTGTCTATGGTTGTCCGTGCTTGTCTACTAGTCAAGGAGGATAACGAGGACAACATGTCAATTGACGTTTTGGCGGTCGGCGGATTCGGTCTTGGAGTCTCCCTTTTTGTTGAGCGGGCGCCCGCCGCCGGAGAGACGGTGGGCGGAGCCACGCTGGTCAACACCCCCGGCGGCAAGGCCTCCAATCAGGCGGTGGCCGCCAGCCGGCTCGGCGCGAAGACCGGGCTGGTGAGCGCCGTGGGACCGGACGGAGCCGGCCGCGCGGGCGGCGAGCTTTGGGCCTCCGAAGGGGTCGATGCCGCAGGAGTCGCCGTCATACCAGGCGAGACCATGCTCGGGGCGATCGTCACCGACGCCACCGGCGAGAACCGGATAGTGGTGGCCGATGGCGTCCTGGCCGACCTGGAACCAGCTCACGTCCGGCACTCGGTCACCGAGGGCGGACGAGCGCGGATTGTGCTGACTTCCTGCGAGATCCCACTCCCCGCAGTCCGCGCGGCGCTCGCGGCGGGCGCCGCCGCCGGAGCGGTCACCATCCTCAACCCGGCTCCGGCGCCAGCGTTGGCCCCGGCCGACTGGGCGAACATTGACATAGTCACCCCCAACCAGACCGAGGCCTTGG is a window of Bifidobacteriaceae bacterium DNA encoding:
- a CDS encoding N-acetyltransferase, encoding VPERLHPRSRPTEVPCALLARLAADMRWQGMGLGRLLLRDALARSALLSQSIGAAAVLVHCRDDQAKSFYLRNGDFLELPGNPYQLMIPVKTLRRYLPQAAGHETAG
- a CDS encoding GntR family transcriptional regulator; amino-acid sequence: MDPGDLVEPLALDRAGPTPVYRQVAGALQAKIESGAWPVHYRLRTEPELAAALGVSRGTLRKAIEVLIAEGRLTTVRGRGTFVTSPAIETPITSRFATLSEELARQGRPFTSRVVDRQIGPAPAPIAALLDVPGGEAVFRLERVRTDAQGPIACLVNYVRAALAPGIEEVDFTSRRLFDYLEVDCGLPIAYGQRTITAIAAPDLVADRLGTAPGAPILYLEQVTYLADGRPVEYSDVWVNPGRMHITAMVPRAQLP